TTTTTAAAACCTCGAAGGTTTCCGCCTCCTTATCCTACCTTTTTCTTCCTCCACTCTTATCGGGGTAGCAAAGAAAATCTCCTCCCTCTGGCCCAAGAACTGGCCCGAAATGGTTTTGCAGCTTTGGCCATCGATATGGAATACCACGGTAAACGACAACAAAAAGGAAAAGACATCTTGTCCTGTGACTTTGAAGACGACTTTCAGGCATTTAAGAGGACTCTCGAAAACTCGCTCTACGCCCTCCAATTCCTTGAAACGTATGATGAAATCGATGGAAGTAAGCTCTCTTTTGTAGGAGTAAGCCTCGGTGCCATCTTGGGGGTAACCGTTTGTAGCACATACCAGCGCTTTCAAAAGGCTATCTTTATCGTTGGTGGAGGAAACTTCGAAACCCTGGTCCAAGAAAGCATGCTCGATTCCATTGTTGAAATCCGTTATCACCTCTTGAAAGAACGAATCCCCCTGCACGAAGCCCTGCGTAATTTCGCCCCCTTTGAACCGTTTCTTTTCCTTAACGCCACCCCTGACGACATCGTACCGCAAAAATGCAACTTTGACCTTTACGATGTCGCCTCGTCCCCCAAACAGCTTCGCTGGTTTCCAGCAGGTCATGGTCTCCTCTTTACTCCAGCTTTTCGCGTCCCCCGTAAGATTGTTGAATTCACTTTGGAAAAATATTGACAGCACTGTGTTTTTAAGCTATATTTTCAAAGCTGAATAGGTGGGCCGTTAGCTCAGCTGGTAGAGCACCGGACTTTTAATCCGGGTGTCGAAGGTTCGACTCCTTCACGGCTCACCAGATTTTTCAAACTTGGTATGATTGCTCCTCAAGGAGATTCATTTTTCTCCTGTAGTTTGTACACAACGGCACAAGACCTCTTTTCACCGCAAGGTGGTCTAAGATTTTTTTAACTTTTTCATCCTCCCGAACTAAAATGACTTTTAAGGAGGAATGCCATTTGAAAAAATTCGCTTTTTTCCTTGTGTTTCTGTTAGG
This window of the Atribacterota bacterium genome carries:
- a CDS encoding dienelactone hydrolase family protein; this translates as MTITRNGDIHLSLNATVYKEHNHYTIFRLELVPRLPALFLKPRRFPPPYPTFFFLHSYRGSKENLLPLAQELARNGFAALAIDMEYHGKRQQKGKDILSCDFEDDFQAFKRTLENSLYALQFLETYDEIDGSKLSFVGVSLGAILGVTVCSTYQRFQKAIFIVGGGNFETLVQESMLDSIVEIRYHLLKERIPLHEALRNFAPFEPFLFLNATPDDIVPQKCNFDLYDVASSPKQLRWFPAGHGLLFTPAFRVPRKIVEFTLEKY